The uncultured Cohaesibacter sp. genomic sequence TTTCCCTCTCAATTCAGCAGTTCAGATGTCCGCTATCTTCTGCGTCTTGAAGAGGATCTGGGCACTGAGATGCTGACATCATGCATCGCAAGTGTCTGACGTCCGATCACCAGCAATCTGGCATCCTCCGGCACATAAGGCGCGAACGCCTCGTCACACAGTTCCAGCCCGCCGGTAAAGCTACCATAGGCGGGCATGATGATGCGTTCTTTGGCCAAGAGGAAGCATTTGCGGCGCATCGTGCGGCCTCGCGCAGGAATTCTCGCGACCGGATGCATATGCCCGCAAATCTCCAGACTATGCTCCAGAAGGGTGGCGCTCTCAGCCGCAGGTGACGCCACCGAAAGGGCCTTCTTGCTTTCTCCGGGTTCATGGCACAGGATGACAGGGCATTCAGCCCCTGCGAAGTTGCGGGTTTCGCCCCGCTCTCCGCCCAGATCGGCGGGAATGACGGGATCATGATTGCCGGTCAGCCAGATCCACTCCTGCTTTCCGATGAGCTCATTGAGGAGCTGGGCAACATCCGGCGCCATGCGGGCGGCTCCGCCTATATCATGAAAACTGTCGCCAAGGCACAGGACACGCGCTGGCTGGAAATGGTCAATATCGGCGGTCAGCAGGGACAGGGTCTGATGGCTGTCATAGGGAGGGAGAAACTGTCCGCCACGGGCAAAGGCAGAGCCTTTTTCCAGATGCAGATCCGCAACCAGCAGCGCTTGATGACGTGGCCAGTAAAGAGCGCCCGTCAGGCTTGCCTCAAAGGCCTCCCCGCGATGGGTAAATGCATAGATGCTGCGGGACTTTGCCGCCCCTTTACCTTGTTGCAGGCGCGTTTGCCAGTTCATGGGTCAAGCCTCTTGGGTCAAGCCTCTTGGGGTCAGATCTCTATCCTGACAGAATGCACAAAGGGGTTACAGGCCCATTTCTTCGGCCGCTTCCAGCAGCATTTCATCCTCCGCTTCGCCATAGATCGGCTCTTTGCCGATTTCCAGCAACACCGGAATGGCAAGCGGGGACGGACTGTCCAGAGGAGCGTGTATGATTCGGCCCTTGATGCGCTGGAGCATAGCGCCAAGGCGCGCGATATCCAACAGACCACCGGCTGCATCATCCCATGTGGCTTTCAGCAACAGGTGGTCGGGCTCGTGATCCTTGAGCACGTTATAGATGAGATCTGACGACATGGTGATCTGGCGTCCGGATTTTTCCATTCCCGGATGGCGGCGCTCGATCATGCCGGAAATAACGGCGCATGTGCGGAAGGTGCGCTTGAGCATGGCGGATTCGGCCAGCCAGCTTTCCAGATCATCTCCGAGCATGTCTTCGTCAAAAAGCTGCTCGAAGCTCCAGCCGAGCTCTTCCTCCAGTT encodes the following:
- a CDS encoding ligase-associated DNA damage response endonuclease PdeM; the protein is MNWQTRLQQGKGAAKSRSIYAFTHRGEAFEASLTGALYWPRHQALLVADLHLEKGSAFARGGQFLPPYDSHQTLSLLTADIDHFQPARVLCLGDSFHDIGGAARMAPDVAQLLNELIGKQEWIWLTGNHDPVIPADLGGERGETRNFAGAECPVILCHEPGESKKALSVASPAAESATLLEHSLEICGHMHPVARIPARGRTMRRKCFLLAKERIIMPAYGSFTGGLELCDEAFAPYVPEDARLLVIGRQTLAMHDVSISVPRSSSRRRR